One Arvicanthis niloticus isolate mArvNil1 chromosome 13, mArvNil1.pat.X, whole genome shotgun sequence genomic window carries:
- the LOC117719373 gene encoding LOW QUALITY PROTEIN: gasdermin-D-like (The sequence of the model RefSeq protein was modified relative to this genomic sequence to represent the inferred CDS: substituted 1 base at 1 genomic stop codon): protein MPSAFERAVKSAIQEVSSRRDLTPVDCLRESITFKPYCLLNRKLSTSWFWKPPYKYINMTIKDILEPSAPEPEPECTDRFQVSDIVDGNIQGRVALSDMAEGKISGGAAVSGSFSASMNMCILSVNPNIWAIMQRERHLQKPENKILQQLRRRGDDMFVITEVLQTKEKVQITQIYSQEGSGQFILPGASCLQGEGKGHQIRKKMVTIPAGSILAFRVAKLLIGSTWDILLVSDEKQRTFEPSSGNRRGVVLRQHRFNLLTALYPCALVVLPSVPPDEIPEEEEFRKDFQGLCAEVKAGASELGRLKMELRQXLLVNIGKILQDQPSLEALEASLGQGLCYDRQVEPLDGPAGCILLCLVLDSGIVLPKHGAPIFYLLGALNVLSETQRQLLAKALETTVLSKQLELVEHVLEQSTPWKEQCSVSLPSRLLGDSWHEEAPTWVLLEECGLRLQVKHPPPQVHWEPTSQGPTCALYASLALLSSLGQKPH, encoded by the exons ATGCCATCAGCCTTTGAGAGAGCGGTCAAGAGTGCGATCCAGGAGGTGAGCAGCAGAAGAGATCTCACCCCAGTGGACTGCCTTAGGGAGTCAATCACCTTCAAGCCCTACTGCCTCCTGAATAGGAAACTCTCAACCTCATGGTTCTGGAAACCCCCTTATAAATATATCAACATGACAATCAAGGACATCCTGGAACCCAGTGCTCCAGAACCAG AACCGGAGTGTACTGACCGCTTCCAAGTCTCTGACATCGTGGATGGGAATATTCAAGGTCGTGTGGCATTGTCAGACATGGCAGAAGGGAAAATTTCGGGTGGGGCTGCAGTGTCTGGCAGTTTCAGTGCCTCCATGAATATGTGTATACTGAGTGTGAATCCAAACATCTGGGCCATCATGCAGCGTGAAAG GCACCTGCAGAAGCCTGAGAATAAAATCCTGCAACAGCTTCGGAGACGTGGGGATGACATGTTTGTCATCACCGAGGTGCTGCAGACAAAGGAGAAGGTGCAGATTACCCAGATCTACAGCCAAGAGGGCTCAGGCCAGTTTATACTGCCTGGAGCCTCATGCTTGCAG GGTGAAGGCAAGGGCCACCAAATCCGGAAGAAGATGGTGACCATTCCTGCAGGCAGCATCCTTGCATTCCGAGTGGCCAAACTGCTCATTGGCTCTACATGGG ATATCCTTCTTGTCTCGGATGAGAAACAGAGGACCTTTGAGCCCTCCTCAGGTA ACAGAAGAGGAGTGGTCCTGAGGCAACATAGATTTAATCTGCTCACTGCACTATACCCCTGTGCACTT GTGGTACTGCCCTCTGTTCCTCCAGATGAAATCCCTGAGGAAGAAGAATTCAGGAAAGACTTCCAAGGCCTGTGTGCAGAGGTGAAGGCTGGTGCCTCAGAACTAGGGAGATTAAAAATGGAGTTGAGACAATAGCTTCTAGTGAACATCGGGAAGATTTTACAGGATCAGCCCAGCCTGGAAGCCTTAGAGGCCTCA CTAGGGCAGGGCCTGTGCTATGACAGGCAGGTGGAGCCTCTGGACGGGCCCGCAGGCTGCATCCTTCTGTGTCTGGTGCTCGATTCTGGAATAGTGTTGCCAAAACACGGAGCCCCTATCTTCTACCTGTTGGGAGCACTGAATG TACTGAGTGAAACTCAGCGGCAGCTGTTGGCTAAGGCTCTGGAGACAACTGTACTGTCAAAGCAGCTGGAGTTG GTGGAGCACGTCTTGGAACAGAGCACCCCATGGAAGGAGCAGTGCTCTGTGTCCCtgccctccaggctccttggGGACAGCTGGCATGAGGAGGCTCCCACCTGGGTCTTGCTAGAAGAATGTGGCCTAAGGCTGCAGgtgaaacacccccccccccaggtacaCTGGGAACCAACCTCTCAGGGCCCCACATGTGCCCTCTATGCCTCTCTGGCCCTATTGTCAAGTCTAGGCCAGAAACCTCATTAG